The following nucleotide sequence is from Firmicutes bacterium ASF500.
TCTATACCGTCGCTGTACGTGGAAAAGAAATGGGAAAACCCGCATTGTTTGGCGCTGCCAAAACCGACTCAAGAATGGAACAAAGTTTCGTGAGAGTTCTCCGACTATAGAAGAGGCTGATCTTCATCGGGTTCTGACAACTGCGATGAATGAAATGCTCTATTTACTAATACAATAGTTTGTTTGTTTTGTTTAAAGGAGCTGCATTCTAACTTGAGGTATAAAATGCAGTTGAGCCGGAGATAGGTTCCGCTCAACCGCATTTTATATCTTGATCATTCGTACCGAATAATATATAATACAACTGAGGTGAGGATATGGAATGCCGTACAGCAAAAGTTAATATCAGCTCTGCTGGGGGGACTGCCGCCAAAGGCTCTAAAACCTGCAAGGTCACACTGCCTACGAAATGGGTAGAAACTATGGGGATCAACGAGGAGCGGCGGGAAGTGGATCTGACCTTTGATGGGGCAGCAGTTACCCTCTCCCGCCGTCTCAGCGGCCCTGAGTTCGCGGAGCGGCAACTGGCACGGGAGCATCAAGTCCGTGTGCTGCGCTTATATGACGGCGATGAACTCTGTTCTACAGTTTATGCGGACTTTACGCAGCAGGCGGTAGTTGTTGAAAATGAGCCGGTCTCTCATGTAAAGACAGCATTTGGGAATAACCTTTTTCCAGACTGGAAGGATTTTCAGGGCTTCCTTGTGGAACGCTGTATTCCCCGTCAAAGGGCTGGCCTTCGGGAATATTTGGAGGCGTTGGGGTTGGATGAGTACGATCCGGTTAGCATCATTGAAAAGACCGGTGGACGCATGGCGGAGGATCAGCAATGGCTGACGATTGAGGTGCTGAAATGACAATTCGGCTTGTGACAGATGAGAAGATTGCGGAGACATCCTCAAAAGGAAACCAGGAAAAATGGCATGACCGAGCATCAAACCGCTGGTATAAGTTAGATCAATTTGGATATGAGGCGCTGGTAGAGACAGCGGTTTCTCTGTTTTTGGAGCGAAGCAACATTGAACATGATACCCCTTTTACGTTTACCCACTATCAGATGGAGCGTCTGCAGGTTCATGATAGGGAGCGCACGGGCTGCTTCAGCGAAAACTTCCTGCGGTCGGAACAAGCTCTCATCACAGTCAATCGCCTTCTGACCAGCTATCTGGGGATGCCGCTGAGGGAGAAGCTGGCGAGTCTTTCCAGCGATAAGAAACGAATCGCCTATTTAGCTGAGATGACAACTGAGATCACAAATTTGGATATGTTCCCGCAATATCTGACGCTGCTGTTTGAGGTGGACGCCCTGTTCTGCAACGATGATCGGCATTTAAACAACATTGCGGTCATTGAGCGGAATGGGAAATATGACTACTGCCCAATTTTTGACAACGGGGCGGGTCTATTGTCCAACACGCAGCTGTCCCCTATGGATATCGCCCCCCCAGCGCTCATCTCTGCTTTGCGGGCCAGACCTTTCAACACCACCTTCACCCGGCAGATGAATACAGCCCGCAGTCTGTACGGAACGCAGCTGATCATGCCAAAACTGACAGCAGACAACATCCGAGAGGTTTTACGGCCAGTTCTGGACTACTACCCCCAAAGGGACCGTGGGATTATCACCGACCGCGTAGAGGCATGTATTTTGACCCGCCAGAAGAAGTTATAGCAACGCACCCTTTGTATAGGCTGTAAAGGTGCCTGTCTGGTGGCACCCTTCCGACGAGCAATCTCCTGTGCATCCGGTGCGGGAAATGCGTGGATATCTGTCTACGGAAGTGCATGTGTTTTGGGTAGAAAGGCAGGAATAATTTTATTGATTCACATTGGCTGAGCGCAAATGATATAATTTAACATAATCCGTCATCCGTCAGAAAGGAATTTTATTATGTATTATAATCCAATATTCTCAGCTTTTCTGGAAGAAGCTCAATTTACAAAAGAGATTTTGGCCATAGGTGTAACTCAATTATACAAAGCTAATTATGCCACAAAAGGAATTTATTATCAATCATTTATCTGTCTGTCCACAGGCATAGAACGATTGGAAAAGTTATGTCTGATTTTAGATTATTATATTCAAAATTCTGGCGCTCTGCCATCAGAGAAATACATCCGGTCTTATGGGCATAAAATCCCTGAGCTCTATGGTGCTTGCCGAGATATTGCAAACAATCGGAAGATCCAGTTTCATTTCCAATACAAAATGGATAAAAATATTCATTACTCAATCATTGATGTATTGGGGAATTTTGCGGAATCATCCGGCCGCTACTCAAATGTAAATATTCTTCTTGGTAATGAAAACAAAAAGTTTGATTGCATAGAGCAGTGGTTCCTTACTGTAGATATGCCCCTGTATAATAAACACGTTTCCAAAAAAAGAAAAACAGGTATTGAATATCGAGCAACAGTAATTGGCAGTGTTTTAAATCAATACTCCGTAACCCGATTTATAACTGAGGATAATAAAGAACTCATAGACGCGGTGGAAGGCAGCAGACGGACTGGGATATGGGAGGCAGTTGCTCCTTACCGGCAATTGTATATGCTGCAAATTATTAGGTATTTAACAGAGCTCCTTATAGAGCTAGGATATAAAGCAATGTCCAATAAAGCAATGTCCAATCAATCAGCAGACATTCCTCATTTTGGGGAAATATTTGGTCTGTTTTATAATGACAATTCCTACTTTCGCAATCGTAAGACATGGGACAAGCCGTAATAAGAGACGTAAAGGATCATTAACCAGGCGGTATTTGTCCGCCTGGCATTTTTTGCTTTCATCAACAATATTTATGGACTGAGGTGATGCAAAGTAGGTAAGCGTCTCTTCAATGCCATCCTTTACCTTCTTGGCAGCCTCTTTCAGTCTTATGGAACGCAGTTCCTTCACCACGGCTTTTGCCTTCTCCCAGGCAGCTTTCTTGCTCTCCGCCCCAGTTCCGCCGCAGATAGATCCCGCCCACATAGACGTAGGGATATCTGCCACCCTGCAAGGGCCGGTTCCGCCAAGCCTCAATATGGACGTAGGCTTTCTTATTCAGCCCGCTGATGGTGGCTGGTGATACCTTGCTACCCCACAGCGCTTCGGTGATTCCTCCACCCGCCGCACCGATACCCCTGCCAGGTACATCTCTATGAGCGCTTCCTCCACGCTGCCTCGCACAAGTTCCTTGATCTGCCCCTTGATTACTTCTTCATTCAGCTGTACAATCTTCTCAGGGCGAAAAGGAGGTCTGGCAGTGCCGGGTCTATTGGAACCGGGGTCGGGCGGTCTGCTCTGCGCCTCAACTGAGGACCACGGAGCTGGACCAGATCATGGCCCAAATCTTCGATTAGCTGGCCCAAAACAAGCAAGCTATCATCGACGCAGTGGTGACTGTTCTCCAATCCGTCCCCGACGAGCATGACTATTCCCAGGACCTTCGGCGCATTGAGGAGGACCTGTCTGCCAACTGGTCACTACGATTTCAGATAAGATCGTGGTCAAAAAAGGCAGCACCAAAGAGGAAATACGCTTGGACATCCATCTGAAATTCGGCGGCCCCTATGGGGTCGTTTTTGACCGGCAAAATCCCTCCTTCCGCTTCAACTGTTCTTTAACGAAGCAAGCAGAAGGACCTTTCCGGCAAGCTGAAACCTCCGGCCAAAAAGCCGGAGGCTCTATTTACGCTGAGCTAGGTTGTCTGATACTGCTTCCGGTACTGAGAGGGGGTCATCCCCATCTCCCGCTTGAACAGGCGGCCAAAATAGAGCGCGTCCCCGTAGCCCACAAAGTCGGCGATCTCCTGGATGGTGTAGCTGCTGCTCTCCAGGAGCATCTGGGCGTTTGTCATCCGCAGGGAGACGATATACTGCTTAGGGGTCATGCCGGTGTACTGCTTCAGGCTGCGGATAAAGTGGTTGGTGCTGATATGGCGGGTCTTGGCATACTCGCTGACGCTGATGTCCTGGTTGTAGTGCTCGCTGAGATAGGCGATGGCCTCTATAATCTCATCCTGAATACTGCCCGGCTGGCGTTCCAGCTCCTGCTGGCGGCAGATCAGCAGCATCAGGTCGTTGAGCAGAGAGGCCAGCATCTCTTCATACAGGGGCTTGCACAGCTGAAGCTCCAGGATCATCCGCTGAAAAATCCACCGAAACTCCGACCGGGTCCCCGTGTGGTAGACGTGCTGCTTGGGGGTGAGGTGATAGTAGCGCAGGATATTTTTGGCGTCGTAGCCGGTGAAGTGGACCCAGAACACCTCCGGGTGGTCGGCGCTGTAGTAGAGATAGCGCTGCTCCTCCATGGGGCAGTACAGCACAATGCTGCCCGCCCCCACGACTTCTTTCCGGCCATCGAAAAAGAAGTGGGCCTTCCCCGCCGCCACATACAGCAGCTGGTAGTCCACCCGGCCCCGGGGCCGGTGAGTGGGCAGTACAGAAGGCTGGCCGGACAGCCGGTAGGTGCCGCAGCTGCCCACCACCAGCGGCCTGGTGTGGTCCTTGAAGTCGATACGCGAATTTCTCAGGTATCCGGAATTGATATACACGGCAGCTCCCTCCACCCATTGACCCTTGAATTCCCTCGCCTATCATGCCTGCTTTTCCGCCAAAAATCAAGGGTTTTTTACAAGCAGAGTGATTTTATCCCTAATCCAGGTGATTCCTTCCATAGAATTCCCGGAAAAATAAGGTTATCCTAAAGAGGAAAGAAATACTTTTTCGAAACAGGAGGGAGCAACGATGATCGTACCCAAGCACTACGAGGACCTGCACATTCTCCACGAAAACACCCTGCCCAACCGCGCCTACTACATCCCCGCCTCCCGGCG
It contains:
- the rhaR_1 gene encoding HTH-type transcriptional activator RhaR; this translates as MYINSGYLRNSRIDFKDHTRPLVVGSCGTYRLSGQPSVLPTHRPRGRVDYQLLYVAAGKAHFFFDGRKEVVGAGSIVLYCPMEEQRYLYYSADHPEVFWVHFTGYDAKNILRYYHLTPKQHVYHTGTRSEFRWIFQRMILELQLCKPLYEEMLASLLNDLMLLICRQQELERQPGSIQDEIIEAIAYLSEHYNQDISVSEYAKTRHISTNHFIRSLKQYTGMTPKQYIVSLRMTNAQMLLESSSYTIQEIADFVGYGDALYFGRLFKREMGMTPSQYRKQYQTT